In 'Nostoc azollae' 0708, the following are encoded in one genomic region:
- a CDS encoding DedA family protein codes for MHFNLPDLIKSLGYFGVWGIIFAESGLLIGFFLPGDSLLFTAGFVASQKLLNIWVLIFGAFVCAVFGDNVGYFTGHKFGRKLFDKEHSWLFHKNHIVKTQAFYEKNGKKTIVLARFIPIIRTFAPIVAGIGSMHYRTFMSYNVIGGFVWTFGITMLGFFLGNSLPPEKVDKYLLPIIGLIIIVSLLPSIIHVIKENRAKRS; via the coding sequence ATGCACTTTAATTTACCAGATTTAATTAAATCACTAGGATACTTTGGGGTATGGGGAATTATCTTTGCTGAATCTGGCTTACTGATTGGTTTTTTTCTCCCTGGTGATAGTTTACTATTTACAGCAGGATTTGTTGCTTCTCAAAAATTGCTGAATATTTGGGTGCTAATTTTTGGTGCGTTTGTTTGTGCTGTGTTTGGGGATAATGTGGGCTATTTTACTGGCCATAAATTTGGCAGAAAATTATTTGATAAAGAACATTCTTGGTTATTTCATAAAAATCACATTGTTAAGACTCAAGCTTTTTATGAAAAAAATGGCAAAAAAACTATTGTTTTAGCAAGATTTATCCCAATTATCCGCACCTTTGCCCCAATTGTGGCAGGAATTGGTTCTATGCACTATCGCACATTCATGTCTTACAACGTGATTGGTGGTTTTGTTTGGACATTTGGTATTACTATGTTAGGTTTCTTTTTAGGTAACTCACTACCACCAGAAAAAGTAGATAAATATCTATTACCAATCATTGGTTTAATTATTATTGTTTCTTTATTACCTTCAATTATTCATGTAATTAAAGAAAATAGAGCCAAGAGATCATGA
- a CDS encoding ABC transporter permease: MQRYIKVLRLFWSAAIAAEMEYRLNFIIATFSSISNLAGSIFGLFLFYRNGYTFTGWSWSAALIVLGIFTLLQGFSDTFLAPNLNHIVRYVQEGTLDFVLLKPIRSQFWLSTHTLSPWGLPDLIFGCIIIGYAGKNLGLGIDKYLLSIFPLGCSLVILYSLWFILVSTTIWFIKIYNVTEVLQGFLEAGRYPIVAYPATYRVFFTFVVPVTFLTTVPAQAMLGQGKLTWLFGAAILAVILFFISTWFWRFALRFYTSASS; the protein is encoded by the coding sequence ATGCAAAGATATATAAAAGTGCTACGATTATTTTGGAGTGCTGCGATCGCCGCAGAAATGGAGTACCGTCTCAACTTCATTATCGCCACCTTCAGCAGTATCAGCAATCTCGCAGGCAGTATTTTTGGGCTATTCTTGTTTTACCGCAACGGTTACACCTTTACTGGTTGGTCATGGTCAGCCGCTTTAATAGTTCTAGGAATATTTACCTTATTGCAAGGCTTTTCTGACACCTTCCTAGCACCCAACTTAAACCACATTGTTCGTTATGTCCAAGAAGGTACTTTAGACTTTGTATTATTAAAACCTATCCGCAGTCAGTTTTGGCTTTCCACTCATACCCTATCACCGTGGGGATTACCAGATTTAATCTTTGGCTGTATCATCATTGGCTATGCAGGTAAAAATCTGGGTTTAGGAATAGACAAATACCTACTTAGTATATTTCCCTTGGGTTGTAGCCTGGTCATTCTTTACAGCCTGTGGTTTATCTTGGTATCTACTACAATTTGGTTTATAAAAATATACAATGTTACTGAAGTATTGCAGGGTTTCTTAGAAGCTGGCAGATATCCGATTGTAGCTTATCCAGCTACTTACCGAGTTTTCTTTACCTTTGTAGTACCAGTGACATTTTTAACCACCGTTCCTGCACAAGCAATGTTAGGACAAGGTAAGTTAACTTGGTTATTTGGTGCAGCCATATTAGCGGTGATATTATTTTTCATTTCTACTTGGTTCTGGCGGTTTGCATTAAGGTTTTATACTAGTGCTTCAAGTTAG
- a CDS encoding pyridoxine 5'-phosphate synthase → MPTLGVNIDHIATIRQARRTVEPDPVAAAVLAELAGADGITVHLREDRRHIQDRDVRILRQTVRSHLNLEMAATDEMLGIALDIKPDYVTLVPEKRQEVTTEGGLDIVGQIARIGEIVDKLQNAGIPVSLFIDAESAQIQASVKVQAKFIELHTGQYAEAKDEITRQRELGLLAQGCEQAIKAGLRVNAGHGLTYWNVYPVAALPGMEELNIGHTIISRAALVGIERAVREMKQAMSLGSN, encoded by the coding sequence GTGCCTACACTCGGTGTAAATATTGACCATATCGCTACTATTCGCCAAGCCAGACGGACTGTAGAACCAGACCCTGTAGCGGCTGCGGTATTGGCAGAATTAGCAGGTGCAGATGGAATTACCGTACATTTACGTGAAGATAGAAGACATATTCAAGACAGAGATGTGAGAATTTTAAGACAAACGGTGCGCTCGCACTTAAACTTAGAAATGGCTGCAACCGATGAAATGTTAGGAATTGCCCTCGACATCAAACCAGATTATGTAACTTTAGTTCCCGAAAAGCGCCAAGAAGTAACCACAGAAGGCGGTTTGGATATTGTCGGGCAAATTGCTAGAATAGGGGAGATAGTTGATAAATTGCAAAATGCTGGCATTCCCGTCAGTTTGTTCATTGATGCTGAATCAGCACAAATCCAAGCTTCTGTCAAGGTACAGGCGAAATTTATTGAACTGCACACAGGACAATATGCTGAAGCAAAAGATGAAATAACCCGCCAACGTGAACTAGGTTTATTAGCACAGGGATGTGAGCAAGCAATTAAAGCTGGTCTGCGAGTAAATGCTGGTCATGGACTCACATACTGGAACGTTTATCCAGTAGCGGCACTTCCAGGCATGGAAGAACTAAATATTGGTCATACTATCATCAGTCGGGCGGCTTTAGTGGGAATAGAAAGAGCCGTCCGAGAAATGAAACAAGCCATGTCGCTGGGATCCAATTAA
- a CDS encoding MgPME-cyclase complex family protein: MKTYYYVLASQHFLLEEEPIHEVLKERTRHYHEQEKEIDFWLVKNPAFLEAPEMAENKSKCPRPPVAIISTNHQFINWLKLRLEYVITGQFEAPSPQIPDPLASLTTV; this comes from the coding sequence ATGAAAACGTACTATTACGTTTTGGCTAGTCAACACTTTCTACTGGAAGAAGAACCAATACACGAAGTGTTGAAGGAACGCACCCGTCATTATCACGAACAAGAAAAAGAAATTGATTTTTGGTTAGTGAAAAACCCAGCTTTTCTAGAAGCGCCAGAAATGGCAGAAAATAAATCTAAGTGTCCTAGACCTCCAGTAGCAATTATTTCCACTAATCATCAATTTATTAATTGGTTAAAATTGCGTCTAGAGTATGTAATTACTGGACAATTTGAGGCTCCTTCACCACAAATTCCTGATCCTTTAGCATCTTTAACAACTGTGTAA
- a CDS encoding divergent PAP2 family protein, whose protein sequence is MQDIGDIFNNRVLLVALVACFVAQGLKLIVEVIKHRKIDMRVLVTTGGMPSAHSALVTALAAGVGQTLGWASPDFAVAVIFAIIVMYDAAGVRQAAGKQARILNQMIDELFHEKPEFSQDRLKELLGHTPVQVIVGSALGITIYWLSRAAY, encoded by the coding sequence ATGCAGGACATAGGCGACATTTTCAACAACCGGGTGCTGCTGGTTGCTCTTGTAGCTTGTTTTGTGGCTCAAGGATTAAAACTCATCGTAGAAGTGATTAAACATCGCAAAATAGATATGCGTGTCTTAGTCACCACAGGAGGTATGCCCAGCGCCCATTCGGCCTTAGTAACGGCTTTAGCTGCTGGTGTGGGGCAAACTCTGGGTTGGGCATCCCCTGATTTTGCCGTAGCTGTAATTTTTGCGATCATTGTCATGTACGATGCTGCCGGAGTGCGCCAAGCCGCTGGTAAGCAAGCTCGAATACTTAATCAAATGATTGATGAATTATTTCATGAAAAACCGGAATTTAGCCAAGACCGACTCAAAGAACTCCTGGGACATACACCAGTTCAAGTAATAGTCGGTTCAGCTTTAGGTATAACTATTTATTGGCTATCTAGAGCTGCTTATTAG